A single window of Aspergillus flavus chromosome 4, complete sequence DNA harbors:
- a CDS encoding glutamyl-tRNA synthetase — protein MRRPHPRLLARRPWICTQCSRARYSVASSKTMRAGNKKTNLPDFPARTRFAPSPTGYLHLGSLRTALFNYLLAKRTGGQFLLRIEDTDQKRTIPDAEQRLYEDLQWAGLQWDEGPNVGGSYGPYRQSERTAIYRTHARDLINNGHAYRCFCSADRLDAFARHRSQAGLPPGYDRKCAEVSAEESEDRAAKGEAHVVRLKVEGYPMFEDIVYGKTGQNRSPNKLDLIDRVYDDPILIKSDGHPTYHLANVVDDHLMKITHVIRGTEWMPSTPLHVALYNAFKWTPPRFGHVPLLVDKSGQKLSKRNADIDLTFFKDTQGVFAATLVNFAALLGWSHTQKSDIFSLEELEQIFNLKITKGNTVVAFEKLWFLQKAHAQRFATNGGPEFEEMVFRVSRAVEETCPSQQLASILQSRSLAEYLPLLLRADAKSYTNASEFIQRNSTFFTTTLNRPPYAPAASASKSPSQTVPMAALHTAAAALSLVPEAHWTIESHKFNITSYDGASSILPEESDAGIHGSPEEVEKARVAADKTFKKELYHYLRWALSALAPGPGIPETMVILGRAESLRRLQEAQQMTVSLVNKSAGPTRVAKGAQSSENQDKTWMGSLAPKS, from the exons ATGAGGCGTCCCCATCCCCGGCTTCTTGCCCGTCGTCCATGGATCTGCACACAGTGCAGCAGAGCCCGTTACTCGGTTGCGTCAAGCAAGACTATGCGCGCCGGCAACAAAAAGACGAATTTGCCTGATTTCCCCGCGAGAACCCGATTCGCACCGTCGCCAAccggatatcttcatctagGCTCCCTGCGGACAGCATTGTTTAACTATCTTTTGGCTAAGCGGACAGGAGGACAGTTTCTGCTACGAATTGAGGATACCGATCAG AAACGCACTATTCCCGATGCTGAACAGAGGCTTTATGAGGATCTTCAATGGGCTGGACTGCAGTGGGACGAAG GTCCTAATGTTGGCGGTTCCTACGGTCCGTATAGACAG TCTGAAAGAACAGCCATCTATCGCACACACGCCCGTGATCTAATCAACAATGGACACGCATACCGATGCTTTTGCTCTGCGGACCGACTCGATGCGTTCGCAAGACATCGCAGTCAAGCCGGACTACCCCCGGGTTACGATAGAAAATGTGCGGAGGTATCAGCCGAGGAATCCGAAGACAGGGCAGCGAAGGGAGAGGCGCATGTGGTTCGACTGAAGGTGGAGGGATATCCCATGTTCGAGGACATTGTTTATGGGAAGACTGGCCAGAATCGCTCGCCGAACAAGCTGGACTTGATTGATCGGGTGTACGACGACCCCATCTTGATCAAATCGGACGGACATCCGACTTATCATCTCGCCAATGTGGTTGATGATCACCTCATGAAGATTACCCATGTTATTCGAGGCACT GAATGGATGCCCTCTACCCCTCTGCATGTTGCTCTATACAATGCTTTCAAATGGACGCCGCCCCGTTTCGGCCATGTACCTCTTCTTGTGGACAAGTCTGGGCAGAAGCTTAGCAAGCGAAATGCCGACATTGATCTTACCTTCTTCAAGGATACGCAAGGAGTGTTCGCCGCTACACTGGTAAACTTTGCCGCTCTGTTGGGCTGGTCTCACACTCAAAAGTCAGACATCTTCAGCCTTGAAGAACTGGAGCAAATA TTTAACCTCAAAATCACTAAAGGTAACACTGTTGTCGCCTTTGAGAAGCTTTGGTTCCTGCAGAAAGCACACGCACAGCGCTTTGCCACGAATGGTGGTCCCGAGTTTGAAGAGATGGTTTTCAGAGTCTCTAGGGCTGTGGAGGAGACATGCCCTTCGCAACAGCT CGCATCGATCCTTCAATCTCGCTCCCTAGCGGAGtatctccctcttctcctccgcgCAGACGCCAAATCCTATACAAATGCATCGGAGTTCATCCAGCGCAACTCCACCTTCTTCACCACTACCCTTAATAGACCACCGTATGCCCCAGCTGCCTCTGCCAGCAAGTCACCATCCCAAACCGTTCCCATGGCAGCCCTCCACACAGCAGCTGCAGCCCTGAGCCTTGTCCCGGAAGCCCACTGGACCATTGAATCTCACAAATTCAATATCACCTCCTACGATGGCGCCTCCTCCATCCTCCCTGAAGAATCAGACGCGGGCATCCACGGATCACCCGAGGAAGTGGAAAAGGCCCGAGTCGCTGCCGACAAGACCTTCAAGAAGGAGCTCTACCACTATCTACGATGGGCACTGTCCGCATTAGCACCGGGACCGGGTATCCCTGAGACTATGGTAATTCTGGGCCGTGCCGAGTCTCTGCGACGACTTCAGGAGGCGCAGCAGATGACTGTGAGCTTGGTGAATAAGTCCGCTGGTCCAACTAGGGTGGCGAAGGGAGCCCAATCTAGTGAAAATCAGGATAAAACCTGGATGGGTTCACTTGCTCCAAAGTCATAA
- a CDS encoding microtubule associated protein, with protein sequence MAVDTSYLTTQVNNIVAQLHGIYDEIGVPSHERDSREAELFSALSDTLNNHLKLVDNEKNEMTEEARQLIIAIEQMEESLEDEKANGEYQLNRDDLRITYPLKRCLAFLREKHNALSKLHHERFEQVKKLVVALESYSSHLEASFVTIALPPTAPGSSISPSFNLSRQYVDDLNDEFSRVYEEYERRFEYVKTTCEEIIKLWAELGTPQAQTDSNIVKHYKESPEQLGLHQSDLAHLKAKREKLLEEKRSRERKIAELRNAVEALWERFGVEECDRKAFLSANRGCGLRTINEFEEELERLNELKKQNLHLFVEDARCRLQELWDSLYYSEEEMLDFTPAFSDVYSDALLEAHEAEITRLEALKEQRASVLQLVERHRSLLADREALAVSSQDASRLMARGTSGQRRDPGKLLREEKMRKRIAKELPKVEADLRKELEHFEDEFGRPFLVHGERYLDELTPVVAKPPPRSKTPSAGPGSIRGGSMRQQPPSRPASVMRGPPPPRSATKTPTGNGSMKYNTIGPSRAPSRAGAKSPSKIPARVPLSNMPHGSNSPARSGTPGLYSSNTMNGKIPTRAPPPRMRALTGGESRDERSSYLFEPPRSASALSNAFVRPVSPEDVYDDRNQRSFMSSSAFSQRSTGFSQSTQSSASSLSVNSMGYPRPNPYLQRAPPPAPRQVSNASTVNTGNSGSENWETFDSGTESEADASDVYYAKLRAAHGKRMALDDLAGKKPKGIRSVSPDEPAVNPNVVRVAGSDAGWTDDLEPY encoded by the exons ATGGCCGTCGACACCAGCTACTTGACCACCCAGGTCAATAATATTGTCGCTCAGCTGCATGGCATCTATGATGAGATCGGTGTTCCGAGCCATGAGCGCGACTCTCGAGAGGCGGAG CTTTTCAGTGCTCTGTCCGATACTCTAAACAATCATCTCAAGCTTGTTGACAA TGAGAAAAATGAGATGACAGAGGAGGCGCGACAACTCATAATTGCAATCGAGCAAATGGAGGAGTCTCtagaggatgagaaggccaATGGCGAGTATCAGCTGAATCGCGATGACTTGCGCATAACCTATCCCCTCAAACGCTGTCTTGCGTTCCTCCGCGAGAAGCATAATGCACTCAGCAAATTACACCACGAGCGCTTCGAACAGGTCAAGA AACTCGTTGTGGCTCTCGAGTCATACTCATCTCACCTCGAAGCGTCTTTTGTTACCATTGCTCTTCCCCCTACAGCACCGGGATCTTCGATATCGCCTAGTTTCAACTTGTCTCGCCAATACGTGGATGATCTGAACGACGAGTTTTCACGAGTTTACGAAGAATACGAACGACGGTTCGAATATGTCAAGACCACTTGCGAAGAGATCATCAAGCTCTGGGCCGAGCTCGGAACCCCTCAGGCCCAAACAGATTCCAACATCGTTAAGCACTACAAAGAGTCCCCCGAACAGCTGGGACTTCACCAATCCGACCTGGCCCATTTGAAGGCAAAGCGAGAAAAGctgttggaggagaagagaagtcgGGAGCGCAAGATCGCAGAGCTTAGAAATGCCGTGGAAGCACTTTGGGAGCGCTTTGGCGTTGAGGAGTGTGACAGAAAAGCGTTCCTCTCGGCGAACCGCGGCTGTGGTCTCCGTACAATCAACGAATTTGAAGAAGAATTGGAACGCCTCAACGAACTCAAGAAACAGAATCTACATCTATTTGTCGAAGATGCGCGATGTCGACTGCAAGAGCTCTGGGATAGCCTCTACTactcagaagaagaaatgcTTGACTTCACTCCTGCCTTCTCTGACGTTTACAGCGACGCTTTGTTAGAAGCCCATGAGGCAGAAATTACCCGGTTGGAGGCATTGAAGGAGCAGCGTGCTTCAGTACTGCAGCTCGTAGAGAGGCACCGTAGCCTTCTAGCAGACAGAGAGGCTCTGGCCGTGTCAAGTCAAGATGCATCTCGTCTCATGGCGCGCGGAACCAGCGGACAAAGACGTGATCCAGGAAAGCTTctgagagaggagaaaatgagaaagAGGATTGCTAAGGAGCTGCCTAAGGTGGAAGCGGATCTGCGGAAAGAATTAGAACACTTCGAGGACGAGTTTGGCCGGCCGTTCCTCGTTCATGGAGAAAGATACCTCGATGAGCTCACTCCAGTCGTCGCCAAACCTCCGCCTCGTTCTAAGACGCCTTCTGCCGGGCCAGGAAGTATCAGGGGAGGATCTATGAGGCAACAACCTCCTTCTCGTCCTGCTAGCGTGATGAGAgggcctcctcctccccggTCTGCTACGAAGACCCCTACTGGAAATGGTTCAATGAAATACAACACCATCGGACCATCCCGAGCCCCATCCCGAGCCGGAGCTAAGTCTCCCTCAAAGATTCCCGCTCGCGTCCCCTTGAGCAACATGCCTCATGGGAGCAATTCGCCCGCACGCAGTGGCACTCCAGGCCTTTATTCTTCTAACACAATGAACGGCAAAATCCCAACTCGTGCTCCGCCACCAAGGATGCGAGCATTGACCGGCGGAGAATCACGAGATGAGCGAAGCAGTTACTTGTTCGAGCCTCCACGAAGTGCTAGTGCACTATCCAACGCTTTTGTTCGGCCAGTCAGCCCGGAAGATGTCTATGACGATCGGAACCAACGCTCGTTCATGAGCTCTTCAGCTTTCTCACAGCGATCTACTGGCTTCTCTCAATCAACACAATCCTCAGCCTCATCCTTGTCCGTAAATTCCATGGGATACCCACGACCGAATCCTTATCTGCAGCGTGCTCCCCCACCGGCTCCGAGACAAGTGTCAAATGCGTCAACCGTCAACACTGGTAACTCTGGATCGGAGAACTGGGAGACATTCGACAGTGGGACTGAGTCCGAAGCCGACGCGAGTGACGTTTATTACGCCAAGCTTCGTGCTGCCCATGGCAAGCGAATGGCCCTTGACGACTTGGCAGGAAAGAAGCCCAAAGGCATCCGAAGTGTGAGCCCTGACGAACCAGCGGTAAACCCGAATGTCGTCCGTGTAGCGGGGAGTGATGCTGGATGGACAGATGACCTAGAGCCTTACTAG
- a CDS encoding COP9 signalosome complex subunit 5, which produces MQKAAQQSWELENAISLIDPQRDALYQYDEETHKALSAERPWAKDPHYFKSIRISAVALLKMVMHARSGGSLEVMGLMQGYILPETFVVTDAFRLPVEGTETRVNAQDEANEYMVSYLQACRDAGRMENAVGWYHSHPGYGCWLSGIDVTTQDMQQLGGPFVAVVIDPERTISAGKVDIGAFRTFPKDYTPPKEEQEDDEYQTVPLNKAEDFGAHASHYYSLEVSLFKSVLDTEILSLLWNKYWVATLSQSPLFTTRDYGSKQMMDLSQKVRRAARSIESNPSRGGTTTVKDQQLEKVVRDGQRIVSEEVKGLLAAEVKMKLFQGIGENNKAET; this is translated from the exons ATGCAGAAGGCTGCACAGCAGTCTTGGG AGCTCGAAAATGCCATCAGCCTCATAGATCCCCAACGAGACGCCCTCTACCAGTACGATGAAGAAACACACAAAGCCCTCAGCGCGGAGCGCCCATGGGCCAAAGACCCCCACTATTTCAAATCGATAAGGATCTCCGCTGTCGCGCTACTGAAGATGGTGATGCACGCACGCTCAGGCGGATCTCTCGAAGTCATGGGCCTAATGCAAGGCTACATCCTGCCAGAAACCTTTGTCGTAACCGATGCATTTCGCCTCCCAGTCGAAGGAACAGAGACTCGAGTGAACGCCCAAGACGAAGCAAACGAATACATGGTGTCTTATCTCCAGGCATGTCGGGATGCGGGACGGATGGAAAATGCAGTCGGCTGGTATCACAGTCACCCTGGATATGGTTGCTGGTTATCGGGGATTGATGTCACCACGCAGGATATGCAGCAGCTCGGCGGGCCGTTTGTTGCCGTGGTCATTGATCCAGAGCGGACCATTTCGGCGGGAAAGGTAGATATCGGGGCGTTTAGAACGTTCCCTAAGGATTATACGCCACCcaaggaagagcaagaggatgatgagtaCCAGACCGTACCGCTTAACAAAGCGGAGGACTTTGGAGCGCATGCATCCCATTACTATTCGCTTGAGGTATCGCTTTTTAAGAGCGTCCTTGATACTGAAATTCTGTCACTTCTGTGGAACAAATATTGGGTGGCTACCCTCAGCCAGAGCCCTCTATTTACCACCCGTGATTATGGTAGCAAACAGATGATGGATCTTAGCCAGAAAGTTAGACGGGCCGCGCGCAGTATTGAAAGCAATCCCTCACGAGGCGGGACCACTACTGTCAAAGATCAACAATTGGAGAAAGTCGTGCGAGATGGGCAGCGAATTGTATCGGAGGAAGTGAAGGGCCTCCTGGCAGCTGAAGTCAAGATGAAGCTCTTCCAAGGCATCGGCGAGAATAACAAAGCAGAGACATAA
- a CDS encoding putative DnaJ domain protein — MRSARLIARYCTLSALANHPDKVPEAEREEAEIRFKAVQEAYDILYDEDKRHLYDTHGMSAFNGSGEPGMGAGPDLDDILAQMFGGMGGMGGMPGGPRANKPRRSPNEEQKYEVKLEDLYKGKTVKFASTKNVICSLCQGKGGKEKAQAKKCATCGGQGVKQVLNQMGQFITTSTVPCSTCNGEGEFFSPKDKCKKCKGKKTTEERKILEIYIPRGAREGDKIILEGEADQVPGQEPGDIVFHIVEEDHAVFRRAGSDLTATIDVTVAEALTGFSRVVVKHLDGRGIELQHPKKPGDVLSPGQVLKVPGEGMPMKRGDERGDLYLVVNIKFPDQSWKPNPEVLEKLKELLPKPDAPIQADTVDEVDYDPKGDLDEFGAKDAHGGSAWEDDDDEGEPAQCAAQ, encoded by the exons ATGAGATCCGCAAGGCTTATCGCAAGGTACTGCACCTTA TCTGCGCTCGCAAATCACCCCGACAAAGTCCCCGAGGCCGAACGTGAAGAAGCCGAGATCAGATTCAAGGCCGTCCAGGAAGCTTACGATATCCTCTACGATGAAGACAAGCGGCATCTATATGACACACATGGAATGAGCGCCTTCAACGGGTCTGGCGAGCCCGGTATGGGCGCAGGTCCCGATCTAGATGATATCCTGGCGCAGATGTTCGGCGGCATGGGTGGCATGGGTGGTATGCCCGGAGGACCGCGCGCGAATAAACCACGGAGGAGCCCGAACGAGGAGCAAAAGTATGAGGTTAAGTTGGAAGATTTGTACAAGGGCAAGACTGTCAAGTTTGCGAGTACGAAGAATGTGATTTGCAGTTTGTGTCAGGGCAAGGGaggcaaggagaaggcgCAGGCTAAGAAGTGTGCTACTTGCGGTGGACAAG GTGTCAAGCAGGTCTTGAATCAGATGGGACAGTTCATTACCACGTCCACCGTGCCTTGCTCAACCTGCAATGGAGAGGGTGAATTCTTTAGCCCCAAGGACAAGTGCAAGAAGtgtaaaggaaagaaaactacggaggagaggaagatcCTGGAGATCTACATTCCTCGGGGGGCAAG GGAAGGGGATAAGATCATTCTTGAGGGAGAAGCCGATCAAGTACCAGGACAAGAACCTGGTGATATCGTATTCCACAtcgtggaagaagatcatgCCGTTTTCAGAAGGGCTGGGTCGGATTTGACCGCTACCATTGATGTTACAGTGGCCGAAGCCTTGACCGGCTTTTCTCGAGTTGTGGTCAAGCACCTCGACGGCCGAGGCATTGAACTGCAACACCCCAAGAAGCCGGGCGATGTTCTGTCCCCAGGGCAGGTCCTTAAGgttcctggagaaggtaTGCCCATGAAGCGCGGCGACGAACGCGGTGATTTGTACCTGGTCGTCAACATCAAGTTCCCCGACCAGAGCTGGAAACCTAACCCTGAGGTCCTGGAGAAACTCAAGGAGTTGCTTCCCAAGCCCGACGCCCCAATTCAGGCCGACACTGTAGACGAAGTCGACTATGATCCTAAGGGTGATCTTGATGAATTCGGTGCTAAGGACGCTCATGGCGGCTCTGCAtgggaggatgatgacgatgagggtGAACCGGCTCAGTGCGCGGCCCAGTAG
- a CDS encoding ras guanine nucleotide exchange factor domain-containing protein has product MYDTRLAEPLVIDTKSALATKTGTTITTTFAFTEEQAYTPTTAPGSRSRGSSLSFHYRDKSVDQSPQAHQSPVKMTATGRFTPSPEPAPALFVRAMYDYDADDHTSLSFQRGDIIQVLNQLETGWWDGVINNSVRGWFPSNYCTIITDLSELEEHVSNGREDGDVSAESGLGEEYEEDREEDEVDSAGNPRDSQPILPIEGTGPPNEQEEAAFWIPQATPDGRLFYFNTLTGYSTMELPFENPSTNETGPYDRNNFFVPNQTRPPPELMARGFERDEDDYDGSASEAEGESLMLASQDSMSRRRQSYIDGVSPATSMDSLHLPSTTKSINEGKSSFRSLSKAYSLGTAASSTTSLSDNFHRPSISSEAPSHFVDDGASAPLTWPLLVDNMRNAVETYRQTLLNGDRSEYVRKAEDISDHLRMLLAAGSDTTDNHSGNPSIISTNKALYPHFRDMMSKFSKLVLSSHIAAADWPSPDSVNKCLQEADGVMQGVYGYVDIARQQRGDFIRRIIPGFVVGSCSGGGWQNNGVTLNDSGPTSFLDQDGADTRVEPAVPLDAALLDHIDILRRSFVGSIRRLEERLSLNQKKIVTIAEHHEIGDSVSAAAIKVIEQFRPWISSVESINLAPLGTSFQNPQLVDFSLQKQRVYDAIADFVLGCQAVTSPLGDEWAELRGDSLEDRLNAVRGVARQLENYVSQIGFSLSLLLEQIPESTAAFRSESRLGQDNEGLKALHSRAESQAKIADESIGIPSSYSVNPPHDKVRRNMDKAQRFFGQAPPSAITREPIREPVREPEETPWFLKMDHEGEVFYDTKNDVPTLKCGTLAGLVEHLTRHDKLDASFNNTFLLTYRSFTTAVELFELLTQRFNIQPPFGLNQEEMQMWIDRKQKPIRFRIVNILKSWFENFWMEPNDEAHMKLLERVHAFTKDSIATTKTPGTPPLLTVIEQRLRGQDTTVKRLVPTQAVPAPSPIIPKNMKKLKFLDIDPIEFARQLTIIESRLYSKIRPIECLNKTWQKKVGPDEPEPATNVKALILHSNQLTNWVAEMILSQSDVKKRVVVIKHFVNVADKCRALNNYSTLTSIISALGTAPIHRLGRTWGQVSGRTSTILEQMRKLMASTKNFGEYRETLHLANPPCIPFFAAETNLNFLGVYLTDLTFIEDGIPSLTPSELINFNKRAKTAEVIRDIQQYQNVPYLLQPVPELQDYILSNLQAAGDVHDMYDRSLEVEPREREDEKIARYATTAGRDMSTLAIATLAMSMR; this is encoded by the exons TCGTGGAAGCAGCCTCTCTTTCCACTACAGAGATAAGAGTGTCGATCAGTCGCCTCAAGCACATCAATCACCCGTCAAGATGACTGCCACTGGACGCTTTACTCCCAGCCCCGAACCAGCACCTGCGCTGTTTGTGCGGGCCATGTATGACTACGATGCCGACGATCATACCAGTCTAAGTTTTCAGAGAGGTGATATCATTCAGGTTCTGAACCAACTGGAGACCGGCTGGTGGGACGGAGTGATCAACAATAGTGTCCGGGGCTGGTTCCCTAGCAATTACTGTACTATCATTACAGACCTCAGCGAGCTCGAGGAGCATGTATCGAACGGGcgtgaagatggagacgtCAGTGCGGAGTCTGGCCTGGGAGAGGAGTATGAGGAGGACCgcgaggaagacgaggttGACTCTGCAGGAAATCCGCGAGATTCGCAACCGATACTGCCTATTGAAGGCACAGGACCTCCCAATGAACAGGAAGAGGCCGCCTTTTGGATTCCACAAGCGACCCCCGATGGCCGTTTATTCTACTTCAACACCCTCACCGGCTACAGTACCATGGAGTTGCCGTTCGAAAACCCGTCTACGAACGAAACAGGTCCTTACGATCGCAATAACTTTTTTGTGCCCAATCAGACTAGACCTCCACCAGAACTGATGGCCCGTGGTTTCGAACGAGACGAGGATGACTATGATGGCTCCGCATCCGAAGCGGAGGGTGAATCTCTGATGCTTGCTTCTCAGGATTCTATGTCTCGGAGACGACAGTCCTATATCGACGGCGTATCCCCCGCAACTTCCATGGATTCCTTACACCTACCGTCTACCACCAAATCGATTAACGAAGGGAAGAGCTCATTTCGAAGCCTGTCTAAGGCTTACAGTCTTGGTACCGCTGCTAGCAGTACTACATCGCTTTCGGACAATTTCCACAGACCTTCTATCTCTTCGGAAGCGCCCTCGCATTTTGTTGACGATGGTGCATCCGCCCCCCTGACGTGGCCATTGCTCGTTGATAACATGCGCAACGCTGTCGAGACCTATCGCCAGACCTTGTTGAACGGTGATCGCTCCGAATACGTGAGAAAGGCCGAAGATATATCCGACCATCTGCGTATGCTTCTGGCTGCTGGTTCCGATACCACTGACAACCACTCCGGAAACCCGTCGATTATCTCAACAAATAAGGCTCTGTACCCTCACTTCAGGGATATGATGTCGAAATTCTCCAAACTAGTGCTCTCATCGCACATTGCTGCGGCTGACTGGCCAAGTCCGGATTCCGTCAACAAATGCTTACAAGAGGCGGATGGGGTTATGCAAGGAGTGTATGGTTATGTCGATATTGCAAGACAGCAGCGTGGTGACTTCATCCGGCGCATCATCCCGGGATTTGTGGTAGGTAGCTGTTCAGGCGGCGGCTGGCAGAATAACGGTGTCACACTCAATGATTCAGGCCCGACGTCGTTCTTAGACCAGGATGGAGCCGACACTCGAGTTGAACCAGCGGTGCCACTCGATGCAGCGCTCTTGGATCATATTGACATTCTGCGGAGGTCATTCGTTGGGAGCATTCGCCGACTGGAGGAACGATTGTCGctcaaccagaagaagatcgtcacGATTGCTGAGCATCATGAAATCGGCGATTCTGTCTCTGCCGCTGCTATCAAGGTCATCGAACAGTTTCGTCCTTGGATTTCTTCTGTCGAGTCGATCAATCTGGCGCCCTTGGGTACCAGTTTCCAAAACCCGCAATTGGTCGATTTTAGTTTACAGAAACAACGAGTTTACGATGCGATTGCCGATTTCGTCCTCGGCTGTCAGGCCGTCACGAGCCCCCTGGGCGATGAATGGGCTGAGTTGCGCGGAGATTCTCTCGAAGATCGTCTGAACGCCGTGCGAGGTGTTGCTAGGCAACTTGAGAATTACGTTTCTCAAATCGGATTCTCACTGTCTCTCCTGCTTGAGCAGATCCCCGAGTCTACTGCAGCTTTCCGTAGCGAGAGTCGTCTGGGTCAGGATAACGAGGGTTTGAAGGCTCTGCATAGCCGTGCGGAATCCCAGGCTAAGATCGCGGACGAGTCAATTGGAATCCCGTCTTCTTATTCCGTCAATCCCCCACATGACAAAGTGCGGCGTAATATGGATAAGGCACAGAGATTCTTCGGACAAGCTCCACCTTCTGCAATCACTCGAGAGCCAATCCGGGAACCTGTCCGGGAGCCGGAAGAAACGCCTTGGTTCTTGAAGATGGATCATGAAGGCGAAGTATTTTACGATACCAAAAACGATGTGCCTACTTTGAAATGTGGCACGCTAGCAGGACTAGTGGAGCACCTGACTCGACATGACAAACTTGATGCTTCTTTCAACAATACTTTCCTCCTTACCTACCGTTCCTTTACTACCGCCGTCGAGCTCTTCGAGCTGCTAACCCAGCGATTTAATATCCAGCCCCCGTTCGGTCTAAACCAAGAAGAGATGCAGATGTGGATTGACAGGAAGCAAAAGCCCATTCGATTCCGTATAGTCAACATCCTCAAGAGCTGGTTTGAAAACTTCTGGATGGAACCAAATGATGAAGCGCATATGAAGCTTCTGGAACGTGTCCATGCTTTCACCAAAGACTCTATCGCTACTACGAAAACACCTGGTACGCCTCCATTGTTGACGGTTATCGAGCAACGTCTTCGTGGCCAGGACACGACTGTCAAGCGGCTTGTTCCTACGCAAGCGGTTCCTGCCCCGTCTCCTATTATCCCgaagaatatgaagaagCTTAAATTCCTGGACATTGATCCAATAGAATTTGCTCGCCAGCTTACAATCATTGAATCACGTCTTTACTCCAAGATTCGACCTATAGAATGTTTGAATAAAACGTGGCAAAAGAAAGTTGGGCCTGACGAACCGGAGCCTGCGACTAACGTGAAAGCTCTCATCCTTCATTCCAACCAGCTGACAAATTGGGTTGCGGAGATGATCCTCAGTCAATCTGATGTCAAGAAGCGTGTGGTTGTTATCAAGCACTTTGTTAATGTAGCAGAT AAATGCCGTGCCCTGAACAACTACTCTACACTGACATCTATTATCTCTGCCCTCGGAACGGCACCGATTCATCGACTTGGCCGGACATGGGGCCAAGTTAGTGGCCGCACGTCCACAATATTGGAGCAAATGCGTAAACTCATGGCTAGCACGAAAAACTTCGGTGAATACCGTGAAACTCTGCACTTAGCAAACCCGCCATGCATTCCATTTTTCG CTGCGGAGACTAACCTCAATTTCCTAGGTGTTTACTTGACCGATTTGACCTTCATCGAAGACGGTATTCCATCTCTTACGCCATCGGAGCTGATCAACTTTAACAAACGCGCCAAAACCGCGGAAGTAATCCGAGACATTCAGCAGTACCAAAACGTCCCCTATCTCCTGCAACCCGTTCCTGAACTGCAGGATTACATTCTCAGTAATTTACAAGCGGCGGGCGACGTGCATGACATGTACGACCGGAGTTTGGAAGTGGAACCCAGAGAACGGGAGGACGAGAAGATTGCGAGGTATGCTACTACAGCAGGTAGAGACATGAGCACCTTGGCTATTGCGACCTTGGCCATGTCGATGCGATAA